TATAAGCATCAGAGTCCCATGTCAAATCTGGAGCACCGTGTCTAGCACGCTTTTTGTTGTGAGCATCCAAGATTTGTTTAGAAAACTCAGTATCTTGAACACCGCTAAAGTCATTATCACCAGAAGAAGCAGTAGCACTAGCTGTAGCAGCAGCGGTTTCGGAAGTTTCTTCGGTAGGTTCTGGGACTTTAGCTTTAGGAGCATCAGAAGAAGTGGTTACAGTAGATGGGCTAGCTTCAGCAGGAGCTTCAGTAGAAGCGGAGTTGTCACCTCCAATAGTGATGGTCTTAACTTGTGCGTCTCCAGCTGGAGTTTCTTCACCGGAGCTGGAATAAACACTGGAATAGACAACGTCTTGACCCATAATGGTAGTGGTAAAGACATGGGTGATGTCAAAACCATTATTGCCATCGGCATTGGCAGTGGTTTCAGCTTGTTCAGGTTCGGATGTAGCTGGTTCTTGTTGGCCTTGGCCTTGACCTTGGCCTTGATCACCACCAGTGACGGTTGCACCAACAGTAACAGTTGTGCCGACAGTAGCAGTTTCAGCAACAGTAACACCACGAGTTTTGGTGACATAAGCAACCTCAGCAGTAGTTAAGCCAGCAAAAAAGGCAGCAGTAGTGGCAACTTGGGAAAACTTCATTTCTTGAATAATCTAATAATGGAGAGCTTGAAAGTTTGAAAGTTTAAAAGtttaacaataaaaagTTGAATAAAGATAGTTTAAAGGAGTGACTAAAGTTGAGTAAAATGTTTTTAAGGAGTGACAAAAAAGTTGGATATAAAACTCTGTTGTTAAAGTATTTTGATGGAGAATAAAATAACGATTTTGGATGGAGAGTTGATGGAAATTGTAATACCTATTTATATAATCTTTGGTgatgttctttttttttttt
This is a stretch of genomic DNA from Candida dubliniensis CD36 chromosome 1, complete sequence. It encodes these proteins:
- a CDS encoding filamentation/pathogenesis/morphogenesis involved RBT4 protein, putative (Similar to C. albicans RBT4;~Similar to S. cerevisiae PRY1), with the protein product MKFSQVATTAAFFAGLTTAEVAYVTKTRGVTVAETATVGTTVTVGATVTGGDQGQGQGQGQQEPATSEPEQAETTANADGNNGFDITHVFTTTIMGQDVVYSSVYSSSGEETPAGDAQVKTITIGGDNSASTEAPAEASPSTVTTSSDAPKAKVPEPTEETSETAAATASATASSGDNDFSGVQDTEFSKQILDAHNKKRARHGAPDLTWDSDAYKYAQDYANQYSCSGNLQHSGGKFGENLAVGFADGPAALDAWYNEAGKDGLSYDYGSSTHYNHFTQVVWKATTKVGCAYKDCRAQNWGLYVICSYDPAGNVMGTDPKTGKSYMAENVLKPQ